In Streptomyces canus, one DNA window encodes the following:
- a CDS encoding helix-turn-helix domain-containing protein, with the protein MSTGQFTRGTRVSTVLARKLGGELLRLRDRAGLTQPQAAEALSATAAKVAKMERGWVPFRDPDIKILCELYGVTDPKAVERLLSLARTDRERRKAKGWWNQYPELRSLVEYVALEDIATSIRTWQGAFVPGLLQTPDYARALAIGNADWDEPSEIERFVEAKVARQGRLTDSSPLGLWTVVGEGALRQLVGGREVMRTQLEHLVEASRLPNVKLQVVPFLAGSHPGMTSAFSVVSFAEPGAMDVVYMDTTSSTLWLESEADAARHNTKFERIARNGLALHDSVELIERIRKEL; encoded by the coding sequence GTGTCCACAGGCCAGTTCACGCGCGGAACCCGCGTATCCACCGTCCTCGCGCGCAAGTTGGGCGGTGAACTGCTGAGGCTGCGGGACCGGGCCGGCCTGACCCAGCCGCAGGCTGCTGAGGCACTGTCGGCGACGGCCGCCAAGGTGGCCAAGATGGAGCGCGGGTGGGTGCCGTTCCGCGATCCCGACATCAAGATCCTTTGCGAGCTGTACGGGGTGACCGACCCGAAGGCCGTGGAGCGGTTGTTGAGCCTCGCCAGGACCGACCGGGAGCGCCGCAAGGCCAAGGGGTGGTGGAACCAGTACCCCGAGCTGCGTTCCCTGGTGGAGTACGTCGCCCTGGAGGACATCGCGACCAGCATCCGCACCTGGCAAGGGGCCTTCGTACCGGGCTTGCTGCAGACGCCGGACTACGCCAGGGCGCTGGCGATCGGCAACGCCGACTGGGACGAGCCAAGTGAGATCGAGCGGTTCGTGGAGGCGAAGGTCGCCCGGCAGGGGCGGCTGACGGACAGCAGCCCGCTCGGCCTGTGGACCGTTGTCGGTGAGGGGGCGCTGCGTCAACTGGTCGGCGGCCGCGAGGTCATGCGGACCCAACTGGAGCACTTGGTCGAGGCGTCCCGGCTCCCCAACGTCAAGCTTCAGGTGGTCCCGTTCCTCGCGGGCTCGCACCCCGGCATGACCAGCGCCTTCAGCGTCGTCTCCTTCGCCGAACCCGGCGCGATGGACGTGGTCTACATGGATACGACCTCGTCTACGCTGTGGCTGGAGAGCGAGGCGGACGCCGCACGGCACAACACCAAGTTCGAGCGGATCGCAAGGAACGGACTCGCTCTTCACGATTCCGTCGAGTTGATCGAACGCATCCGCAAGGAGCTGTGA
- the thrS gene encoding threonine--tRNA ligase — protein MHDHRRLGRELELFDTDPLMGAGLPYWLPDGAVVRHVLEEYVREAERAAGYRHVYSPVLGKRELYEISGHWSHYGDDMFPPMRLGGEEVVLRPSLCPHHALIYRSRSHSYRELPLRIAELGGMYRSELSGVLGGLTRVRSIQLNDAHIFCTLEQAVEEARAALELIRRAYDDLGIRASRFRLSLPGDSGKYVADPALWRRATDLLEEVLDGVEYESAEGEAAFYGPKIDVQITDPAGRESTLSTVQIDFHQPERFDLHYIGPDGGKHRPVMVHRSIIGSVERLVAHLIEAHGGAFPVWLAPVQLVVLPVGDAQEERAHDVVRRAEARGIRAELSGPGHGTLGARVRAARLVPYQAVIGEREAGAGCAAVRLRDGRRPGAVPVDELLGRIGARAGDRGTELWAAA, from the coding sequence ATGCACGACCACCGCCGACTCGGTCGTGAGCTCGAGCTGTTCGACACCGATCCGCTGATGGGCGCGGGGCTGCCGTACTGGCTGCCCGACGGGGCCGTCGTACGGCATGTCCTGGAGGAGTACGTCAGGGAGGCGGAGCGGGCCGCCGGGTACCGGCATGTGTACTCGCCGGTGCTCGGGAAGCGGGAGCTGTACGAGATCTCCGGGCACTGGTCGCACTACGGCGACGACATGTTCCCGCCGATGCGGCTGGGCGGCGAGGAGGTGGTGCTGCGGCCCAGCCTCTGCCCGCACCACGCGCTCATCTATCGGTCACGGTCCCACAGTTACCGTGAACTGCCCCTCAGGATCGCCGAGTTGGGTGGCATGTACCGCTCCGAACTGTCGGGCGTCCTCGGCGGTCTCACCCGCGTCCGCTCCATCCAGCTCAACGACGCCCACATCTTCTGCACCCTGGAACAGGCGGTCGAGGAGGCCCGCGCCGCCCTCGAACTCATCCGGCGCGCCTACGACGACCTCGGCATCCGAGCGTCCAGGTTCCGTCTGTCCCTCCCGGGAGACTCCGGCAAGTACGTCGCGGACCCCGCGCTCTGGCGCCGCGCCACCGACCTCCTCGAAGAGGTCCTGGACGGCGTCGAGTACGAGTCCGCCGAAGGCGAGGCCGCCTTCTACGGCCCCAAGATCGACGTGCAGATCACCGACCCGGCCGGACGGGAGTCCACCCTCTCCACCGTCCAGATCGACTTCCACCAGCCCGAACGCTTCGACCTCCACTACATCGGCCCCGACGGCGGCAAACACCGCCCGGTGATGGTCCACCGCAGCATCATCGGGAGTGTGGAGCGGCTGGTCGCGCATCTCATCGAGGCGCACGGTGGCGCCTTCCCCGTGTGGCTCGCCCCCGTACAGCTGGTGGTTCTGCCGGTGGGCGACGCCCAGGAGGAACGGGCTCATGACGTCGTACGGCGGGCCGAAGCGCGCGGTATCCGGGCCGAACTCTCGGGCCCCGGCCACGGCACCCTCGGTGCCCGCGTCCGCGCCGCGCGCCTCGTGCCGTACCAGGCGGTGATCGGGGAGCGGGAGGCCGGCGCCGGCTGTGCGGCCGTACGACTGCGGGACGGCCGTAGACCAGGAGCCGTGCCGGTCGACGAGCTGCTGGGGCGGATCGGTGCCCGGGCCGGTGATCGCGGGACCGAACTCTGGGCGGCTGCGTAA
- a CDS encoding nucleoside hydrolase — translation MTGQPIPVIIDCDTGVDDALALLFAVRHPGIDLRAVTCVAGNTDVDGVVRNTLTVLEQAGAGDIPVARGAARPLIEPVRTAQHVHGLDGMGDLGLPAPTRVAVDVDAVTLLRREILASPRPVTLIPTAPLTNIALLLRTHPDVVRNIERIVFMGGAVATGNATPVAEFNVWHDPEAAAVLLTAGVPITMYGLDVFERVVVPAADVERLRASSEPSLRMAGELLAHRDPAATGDPTPTGGLGDAGAVCAVVDPDGLTTELLPVEVSLAPGPTRGQTVVDRRRRPGESEIHEGEREVTLVDVGLGVDVERYVKLWLTAVEGA, via the coding sequence GTGACCGGTCAGCCCATCCCGGTGATCATCGACTGCGACACCGGCGTCGACGACGCCCTGGCCCTGTTGTTCGCCGTACGGCATCCGGGCATCGACCTGCGCGCGGTCACCTGTGTCGCCGGGAACACCGACGTCGACGGCGTCGTCCGCAACACGCTGACCGTCCTGGAGCAGGCCGGGGCCGGGGACATCCCCGTCGCCCGGGGTGCCGCACGGCCGCTGATCGAGCCCGTGCGCACCGCGCAGCACGTGCACGGCCTCGACGGCATGGGTGACCTGGGGCTGCCCGCGCCGACCCGGGTGGCGGTGGACGTGGACGCGGTGACCCTGCTCAGGCGGGAGATCCTCGCCTCGCCCCGCCCGGTCACGCTGATCCCGACCGCGCCGCTCACCAACATCGCGCTGCTCCTTCGTACGCACCCGGACGTGGTGCGGAACATCGAGCGGATCGTGTTCATGGGCGGCGCGGTGGCGACCGGGAACGCCACGCCCGTCGCGGAGTTCAACGTCTGGCACGATCCCGAGGCGGCCGCCGTGCTGCTCACCGCTGGGGTGCCGATCACGATGTACGGCTTGGACGTGTTCGAGCGGGTCGTCGTCCCCGCCGCCGACGTCGAGCGGCTGCGGGCTAGTTCGGAGCCGTCCCTTCGCATGGCCGGGGAACTCCTCGCCCACCGCGACCCGGCCGCTACCGGCGATCCCACCCCCACCGGCGGCCTCGGCGACGCGGGCGCGGTCTGCGCGGTCGTCGACCCGGACGGCCTGACCACCGAACTCCTGCCGGTGGAGGTGAGCCTGGCCCCGGGCCCGACCCGCGGCCAGACCGTCGTCGACCGCCGCCGCCGTCCCGGCGAGTCCGAGATCCACGAGGGCGAACGTGAAGTGACCCTCGTGGACGTGGGGTTGGGCGTCGACGTGGAGCGGTACGTGAAGCTGTGGCTGACGGCGGTGGAGGGGGCCTGA
- a CDS encoding DUF397 domain-containing protein → MPPFEFAKSSHSSGNGECVEVARNRPGTIAVRDSKTPHGPILQVVPDTWTTFIRSLHHAHA, encoded by the coding sequence GTGCCGCCCTTCGAGTTCGCCAAGTCCAGCCACAGCAGCGGCAACGGCGAGTGCGTCGAAGTCGCCCGCAACCGCCCCGGCACCATCGCCGTCCGCGACTCCAAGACCCCCCACGGACCGATACTCCAGGTCGTCCCCGACACCTGGACCACCTTCATACGCTCCCTGCACCACGCCCACGCCTGA
- a CDS encoding ArsR/SmtB family transcription factor: protein MHLVPADRADRRTIDGHRVCDAIAAIGDPGHVRTWSDRFALLADPNRLSLLLALHRTGPLAVSDLAIATGMNDPAVSQALRLLRAAGVVAGEKEGRVVRYRVVDEAVRVLLAQVS from the coding sequence ATGCACCTCGTCCCGGCCGACCGAGCCGACCGCCGCACCATCGACGGACACCGGGTGTGCGACGCCATCGCCGCGATCGGCGACCCGGGACACGTCCGCACCTGGTCCGACCGCTTCGCCCTCCTGGCCGACCCGAACCGCCTCTCCCTCCTGCTCGCCCTGCACCGGACCGGCCCGCTGGCGGTCTCCGACCTCGCGATCGCGACGGGAATGAACGACCCCGCCGTGTCGCAGGCGCTACGGCTGCTGCGGGCGGCCGGGGTGGTGGCGGGGGAGAAGGAGGGGCGCGTGGTGCGGTACCGGGTGGTGGACGAGGCGGTGCGGGTGCTGTTGGCGCAGGTGTCCTGA
- a CDS encoding HoxN/HupN/NixA family nickel/cobalt transporter → MTDPALPETAAASFRWRREDTVKTVGLMAAIAALHVVAFGILFLLVVPEHYEVGDKAFGIGLGITAYTLGMRHAFDADHIAAIDNTTRKLMADGKRPVSGGFWFALGHSSVVVVLAALIAGGTQLAGKVMNEGSRTHQVLGFLGTTVSGSFLYLIAALNLVALMGILKVFRAMREGTYDEKQLEQHLDSRGFMNRILGRLTKSITRPGQMYPLGFLFGLGFDTATEVTLMVMAGSGAAAGLPWYAILCLPLLFAAGMSLFDTLDGTFMNFAYQWAFSNPVRKVFYNLAITGLSIAVAFFIGTIELVGVLHDKFDLTDALTTWIADIDLDNVGYVIVGLFVVVWAAAIAYWRLAKVEQRWGVSSS, encoded by the coding sequence ATGACCGATCCTGCGCTGCCCGAGACCGCCGCCGCCTCCTTCCGCTGGCGACGCGAGGACACCGTCAAGACGGTCGGTCTGATGGCCGCGATAGCCGCTCTGCACGTCGTCGCCTTCGGCATCCTCTTTCTGCTGGTCGTCCCGGAGCACTACGAGGTGGGCGACAAGGCCTTCGGCATCGGACTCGGCATCACCGCCTACACCCTCGGTATGCGGCACGCCTTCGACGCCGACCACATCGCCGCGATCGACAACACCACGCGCAAGCTGATGGCGGACGGCAAGCGGCCGGTGTCCGGGGGGTTCTGGTTCGCGCTCGGGCACTCCAGTGTCGTGGTCGTGCTCGCCGCGCTGATCGCCGGCGGCACCCAGCTGGCCGGCAAGGTCATGAACGAGGGGTCACGCACCCACCAGGTGCTCGGATTTCTCGGTACGACGGTCTCCGGGTCGTTCCTCTATCTCATCGCCGCTCTCAACCTGGTCGCCCTGATGGGCATCCTGAAGGTCTTCCGGGCGATGCGGGAGGGGACGTACGACGAGAAGCAGCTGGAGCAGCATCTCGACTCGCGCGGCTTCATGAACCGGATTCTCGGGCGGCTCACCAAGTCCATCACCCGGCCGGGGCAGATGTATCCGCTGGGCTTCCTGTTCGGGCTCGGCTTCGACACGGCCACGGAAGTGACCCTGATGGTGATGGCCGGGTCGGGCGCGGCCGCGGGTCTTCCCTGGTACGCCATCCTCTGTCTGCCGCTGCTCTTCGCCGCCGGCATGAGCCTGTTCGACACCCTCGACGGCACGTTCATGAACTTCGCCTACCAGTGGGCCTTCTCCAACCCCGTCCGCAAGGTCTTCTACAACCTCGCCATCACCGGGCTGTCCATCGCGGTCGCCTTCTTCATCGGCACGATCGAGCTCGTCGGCGTCCTGCACGACAAGTTCGACCTCACCGACGCCCTCACCACCTGGATCGCCGACATCGATCTCGACAACGTCGGTTACGTCATCGTCGGCCTGTTCGTGGTGGTGTGGGCGGCGGCGATCGCCTACTGGCGGCTCGCGAAGGTGGAGCAGCGGTGGGGCGTCAGCAGTTCTTGA
- a CDS encoding Asp23/Gls24 family envelope stress response protein, translated as MTVHTDPPNRASGHGADDEVLPCGRLLSRTWEDWEQRPDDAHLRSCPYCRDAVRELDRLESAVRDLRTEGVGGSLYDAEPLTRRIMDVVRMELRPGRPLPLGEPAEDLWIMEAVAARTLRAAAETVAGVRAGSCRLLDAGTDDAGTDGVVEGVGVRLDIHAPDGAPLPELAAQVRERVWEAADRELGLVVAVVDIRVTDLVPAGTEHGQEGRTR; from the coding sequence ATGACCGTCCACACCGACCCGCCGAACCGGGCGTCCGGCCACGGCGCCGACGACGAAGTCCTGCCGTGTGGACGGCTGTTGTCGAGAACCTGGGAGGACTGGGAGCAACGGCCCGACGACGCGCACCTGCGGTCCTGCCCGTACTGCCGGGACGCCGTGCGCGAACTCGACCGGCTGGAGTCCGCCGTGCGCGACCTGCGCACGGAGGGGGTGGGCGGCTCCTTGTACGACGCCGAGCCGCTGACCCGGCGGATCATGGACGTGGTCCGTATGGAACTGCGTCCCGGCCGTCCCCTGCCCCTCGGCGAGCCCGCCGAGGACCTGTGGATCATGGAGGCGGTCGCGGCCCGCACCCTGCGTGCGGCGGCCGAGACGGTCGCCGGCGTCCGGGCCGGATCCTGCCGTCTCCTCGATGCCGGTACGGACGACGCCGGTACGGACGGCGTCGTCGAAGGGGTCGGCGTCCGCCTCGACATCCACGCCCCGGACGGCGCCCCGCTGCCGGAACTCGCCGCACAGGTGCGGGAACGGGTGTGGGAGGCCGCCGACCGTGAGCTGGGTCTGGTCGTCGCGGTGGTGGACATCCGTGTCACCGACCTGGTCCCCGCGGGAACCGAGCACGGTCAGGAGGGCCGTACACGATGA
- a CDS encoding RNA polymerase sigma factor produces MAGARTQSAPPDTRADTDDALLAVRAAEGDEAAFAVLVQRHAPALLRLATSLLGTAAEAEDAVQDAFLSAWRRLPEFQGRAAFGTWMYRIVTNRCLNVLRARRPVAPLEAAGEVPAAEHTVSPARITEGRDAVRELRDALDLLSAEQRACWVLRELDGRSYEFVADAVGISQEAVRARVFRARRCLTQALGAWR; encoded by the coding sequence GTGGCGGGGGCCCGCACACAGAGCGCACCACCGGACACCCGGGCCGACACCGACGACGCCCTCCTGGCGGTCCGGGCCGCGGAGGGGGACGAGGCCGCCTTCGCCGTGCTCGTGCAGCGGCACGCCCCGGCGCTGCTCCGGCTCGCCACGAGTCTGCTCGGGACCGCGGCCGAGGCGGAGGACGCCGTACAGGACGCCTTCCTCAGCGCCTGGCGCAGGCTTCCCGAGTTCCAGGGGCGCGCCGCCTTCGGCACCTGGATGTACCGGATCGTCACCAACCGCTGCCTGAACGTCCTGCGGGCCCGCAGACCCGTGGCCCCGCTGGAGGCGGCGGGCGAGGTTCCCGCGGCCGAACACACCGTCTCCCCGGCCCGTATCACCGAGGGCCGCGACGCGGTGCGCGAACTGCGGGACGCGCTGGACCTGTTGTCGGCGGAACAGCGCGCCTGCTGGGTCCTGCGGGAACTGGACGGCCGGTCCTACGAGTTCGTCGCGGACGCGGTCGGCATCAGCCAGGAGGCCGTCCGCGCCCGTGTCTTCCGCGCACGCCGTTGTCTGACACAAGCACTGGGGGCCTGGCGATGA